GGAGggatgcttattaaaattagcttatttagccTAATAAGTTGGATTTTATCCTAACACTTAAATTAGCTtattgtgggaataagcaataagcacctctttttttcctatccaaacacccccttaattagttcttgaaaatttATTATCCTAAATATCATTTTATAACTTTCAGCTAGTTTATCATGTAGTTTTTAgcaaacattattttttattaaCTAATTTATAACCTGACAACTAGTTATTCAACTATCAGATAGTTTTTCAACTTGCAGCTGACACCCAAAACATAAACTTAGTTTGctaaaaaaattattgttttctTAAAAATTGAATAGACATACGTATCAATTTAGTTAATTTCCCATAATTTTTTTGAAGCGGCTAATACACATCTTTCCCTCCCAACTTACTGTCACATCACTTtcacattaattttttttctcttttctttttcatttttttctaatttttttttctcttttctttttcattttttctaaccACAGCACATGGAAACCATATCTTTTCAACCTACTTAACCCCAAAagtaaaaaatacaaaacaactaaagtatatatatatatatatatatatatatatatatatatatatatatatatatatatatatatatatatatatatatatagagagagagagagagagatacttTGTCCCCCTCAAATCTACTTATTTGTCAATAACATGACTTGAACCCTCAAATACTTGAAGAAATATATCTTTCCACAACACATGAGATCGGTAGAGtattatgtgttattttttttaGGCAAAATGTGTACAGTGTGCGAACCACATCTGTAGACATCTGCAATAGAAGAGGTGAACCAAACGTCTGtagtctgaaaaaaaaaaaagactgcttgtttttttaacatctgcagactactaaaataaactaaaatctaaataaactgatttttttttttttaacttcaaagtgatttttttaatatttttataactttgTTACAAATAATTAACAATTCTTGataaacttttatgtattattgtataaaaagtcAAAATAAAATTGTACGAATTaacatatatttgataaaaaccaacaattttGGTCGCAAAGTTATACCTAAACATTGTAATTAAAAATCAAAGAATTTGACACATAAATtgatggaaataaacttcgactttttcaattaaataaattaaaaacgtACTATAAATATTTTCCAAGAAATTGACGATATTAtattaaatattgttttataaaatttagcatgtaaatataaaaatatatcatgatttttttcatatttatataaataatttcaATGAACATTattataataaatttttatttataaatttgttaaaaatgttATGTTTATGTTGTTGAACGTTTCTTTTTAAGTATTATAACTTTCTTTTTTCAAATTCTTTATCAttaataaacttggaataaatataaattaaaaaataaaataaaataaagatataTGTGTGTTTTAGGCGAAAATGTTTGAAAATACTAAAAAACTCTGGTCTACATTTACGTCAAGAAGAAGACGTGCAGACATTTTTAGatctatatttttaaaaataaataaattaaaaaaaaaaaaaaaaaaaaaaaagaaccctTCTAATTTTTGTGCATTGTCTCCGGGCCAACcccttcaaattatttatttgtttatgaatATTGTTACTaaataatttgtatatatattCTAGGCTTATGGAATATTgttattaaataatttaaatatattttagacTTAAATCTTCAAACTGTCAAAAGACCATATCATCGTCCACTGATAAGTGGGGGAAAAAAGAGAGAAAGATCTATGCTTTCACCAAAGAGATGCCTCCTTCAAATCTCTCTCTCCTATTAACACTTCTATTACTTATCTCCACCGACGCAATTTCTACCACCGCCGCCGCCGCCGCCCCTCTTTACTTTAAAGAAGCACCCAAATTCTACAACTCACACAATTGCCTTCCCGCCGATGATATCTGCTCCGGTAATGCAGTTCATGTCGCCATGACTCTTGATGCTGCTTACCTCCGGGGATCCATGGCTGCCATTCTTTCCGTCCTTCAACACTCTTCTTGCCCGGAAAACATTCGCTTCCATTTCGTCGCCTCCGCCTCCGCATACACCGACAACATCCAGCTCACACTCGCCACCTCCTTCCCTTACCTCCGTTTCAACGTCTACAGATTCGACGACCCCGCCGTTTTAGGACTCATCTCAACCTCCATTCGCTCCGCCCTCGACTGCCCACTAAACTACGCTCGTAACTACCTCGCCGACCTCCTCCCCGCCTGCGTCAACAAAGTCGTCTACCTCGACTCCGACCTGGTACTCGTCGACGACATTGCAAAACTCGCCGCCACACCCTTCGGAGACGAAACTGATCGCAAAGTCCTCGCAGCACCGGAGTACTGCAACGCCAACTTCACATCCTACTTCACGCCGACGTTCTGGTCAAACCCTTCTCTCTCCGCCACATTCTCCGACCGAAAAGCATGTTACTTCAACACCGGAGTCATGGTGATCGATCTTGCGAGGTGGCGGGAGGGAGATTACACCACAAAGATTATAGAATGGATGGAGTTACAGAAAAGAATAAGGATATACGAACTGGGATCACTACCTCCTTTCCTACTTGTTTTCGCCGGAAAGATAGCTCCGGTGGACCACCGATGGAACCAACATGGATTAGGTGGTGATAATTTTCAAGGTCTTTGCCGTGATTTACATCCGGGGCCGGTGAGTTTACTGCATTGGAGTGGGAAAGGGAAGCCATGGGTTAGACTAGATGGGAATAGAGCTTGTCCTTTGGATACACTTTGGGCACCTTACGATCTTTTACAAACTTCAAATGTTCTTGAATCTTGAGGTACAAGAATTTTCAACAATTTTCTCCAAATTATAAATCAAAATACGTCCATTAATACATGTATACATGCGTATGTCTACGTATTTTTACCTATACGACTCTATAGACGACTCTAATAAGTCGTTAAAGATCGTTTGAGATAATATTTTGATATGTATCTTTGGGGGAAAAACTGTTGAGTGTAAATTATTACGCCTTTAAAGATAAAGATATATACACGTGCTAGAtttccatctttttttttttactagtGTAGTATCGTAGCACACAGAAAAGCTATGTGTTGTAAAAATGATATCAGATGTAAGATATATGACACTCATCTTATCTTATGGTAAAATTAGAGTAATATCTTTGAGCTAAATTGTGTTTGttagttatttattttgttacatgGTGTTTAAAAATTAGGAATATTATTAGTAACAACTAACAACTTGGATA
The genomic region above belongs to Lactuca sativa cultivar Salinas chromosome 4, Lsat_Salinas_v11, whole genome shotgun sequence and contains:
- the LOC111884124 gene encoding probable galacturonosyltransferase-like 1; amino-acid sequence: MPPSNLSLLLTLLLLISTDAISTTAAAAAPLYFKEAPKFYNSHNCLPADDICSGNAVHVAMTLDAAYLRGSMAAILSVLQHSSCPENIRFHFVASASAYTDNIQLTLATSFPYLRFNVYRFDDPAVLGLISTSIRSALDCPLNYARNYLADLLPACVNKVVYLDSDLVLVDDIAKLAATPFGDETDRKVLAAPEYCNANFTSYFTPTFWSNPSLSATFSDRKACYFNTGVMVIDLARWREGDYTTKIIEWMELQKRIRIYELGSLPPFLLVFAGKIAPVDHRWNQHGLGGDNFQGLCRDLHPGPVSLLHWSGKGKPWVRLDGNRACPLDTLWAPYDLLQTSNVLES